One Shewanella sp. MR-4 DNA window includes the following coding sequences:
- the nrfD gene encoding NrfD/PsrC family molybdoenzyme membrane anchor subunit has product MDTSMEFTLGLSQGVAWPWPIAVYLFFAGISGGALTIALALRFYLGQVENTAFLKAATLLSFVTISLGMLCLVLDLTNPLFFWRILVFYNLNSVMSIGVIALSVYIPLVAVVALFALEKELMAIPQLQFLGPIITKLKGFRRPMEALVLLLALSVCAYTGFLISALIRFPLINTSVLPALFIASGLSAGGASAKMLAVWLFKEPLHSGEMKILHGAEWPIMFAEALFIFMIATALLTGNAGGQFAFAAFQEGIWASVFWIGVVGIGFGAPLLLNFATGKHFSHSAKAFYMSGMCAVVGMMCLRLFILLAGQNYAI; this is encoded by the coding sequence ATGGATACCAGTATGGAATTTACCTTAGGCCTCTCCCAAGGCGTCGCTTGGCCTTGGCCGATTGCGGTGTATTTGTTCTTCGCGGGCATCTCGGGCGGGGCGCTAACCATTGCGCTGGCGCTGCGGTTTTACTTAGGTCAGGTTGAAAATACCGCCTTTTTAAAAGCGGCGACCCTGCTGTCGTTTGTCACTATCAGTTTAGGGATGTTGTGTCTGGTGCTCGACCTGACTAACCCCTTATTCTTCTGGCGAATTTTGGTGTTCTACAACTTAAATTCTGTGATGTCGATTGGTGTGATTGCCCTGTCGGTGTATATCCCGTTAGTGGCTGTGGTCGCGCTATTCGCCCTCGAAAAAGAGCTGATGGCCATTCCCCAATTGCAGTTCCTCGGCCCCATCATCACTAAGCTGAAGGGCTTTAGACGCCCGATGGAAGCACTGGTGTTATTACTGGCGTTATCCGTCTGTGCTTACACCGGCTTCTTAATCTCCGCCTTGATCCGCTTCCCGCTGATCAACACCTCGGTATTGCCTGCGCTGTTTATTGCCTCGGGGCTTTCTGCGGGCGGCGCCTCGGCCAAAATGCTGGCGGTGTGGTTGTTTAAAGAACCTTTGCACAGCGGCGAGATGAAGATCCTACACGGCGCCGAGTGGCCGATTATGTTCGCCGAAGCCCTGTTTATTTTTATGATCGCCACCGCGCTGTTAACTGGCAATGCCGGAGGCCAGTTTGCCTTTGCCGCCTTCCAAGAAGGGATCTGGGCAAGCGTATTCTGGATTGGCGTGGTCGGTATCGGCTTTGGTGCGCCGCTGCTCCTTAACTTCGCCACAGGTAAGCATTTTAGCCATTCGGCCAAAGCGTTTTATATGTCGGGCATGTGCGCGGTAGTGGGCATGATGTGCCTGCGACTCTTCATCCTGTTGGCGGGGCAAAACTACGCGATTTAA
- a CDS encoding nitrous oxide reductase accessory protein NosL, with protein sequence MKKYLSLLLLAPLLLGCNKSEATDHQHKAEMIHEHDRCHLCGMVITKYPGPKGQVHLKAEKMVPKFCSSRDMFNFALQPENKRQIDYMMVHDAASTDWEQPDDGAFIDAASAFYVYGTSKKAVMGPAVAPFSTKAAAEAFAQEYGGRVLRFDEITLELLAGDK encoded by the coding sequence ATGAAAAAGTACTTAAGTTTGCTACTACTCGCTCCTTTGTTATTGGGCTGCAATAAGAGTGAAGCCACTGATCATCAACATAAAGCCGAGATGATCCACGAGCATGACCGTTGCCATCTCTGCGGCATGGTGATCACTAAATACCCCGGGCCTAAGGGGCAAGTGCATTTGAAGGCCGAGAAGATGGTGCCTAAGTTTTGCTCCAGTCGCGATATGTTTAACTTTGCCCTACAGCCTGAAAACAAAAGACAAATTGATTACATGATGGTGCATGACGCCGCATCGACCGACTGGGAACAGCCAGACGATGGCGCCTTTATCGATGCCGCCAGCGCGTTTTATGTCTACGGTACCAGTAAAAAAGCCGTGATGGGGCCTGCTGTAGCGCCTTTTAGCACTAAAGCCGCCGCCGAGGCCTTTGCTCAAGAATACGGTGGCCGCGTGCTTCGATTCGATGAGATCACCCTCGAATTACTGGCCGGCGATAAGTAG
- the nosD gene encoding nitrous oxide reductase family maturation protein NosD — MWRGLLLGWLCSLSLVGLAQEFRVTDTAALTQALARAQDGDTVVLATAVYEGNFNVSRTIHLKGEAGATLDALRQGSALIIAAPKVIVEGLNIRHWGQDLYYQNAGILLQVGADEVLIKGNRLVGDGFGIYGEQLSAPRIMENSISGNGAIYVLDRGDGVFLKHVSAPQVQDNHFIFVRDGVYLESVTDSQIHHNQFAKLQYGIHYMYTRGDEASNNQAISVDGGYALMNSQHIYLHHNKVSQARDFGILLNITDDAHIQANIATEVVNPQGSVELGNEGKGIFIYAAQNNRIEANEFSHSDTGISMAMGGEANRLWHNRIVANQTQVKYVGEAQLEWSYQGQGNYWSEYQGWDTNGDGVGDIVHRPNDSLDKLFWLYPEAKLLMESPVVLLLRWVERQFQPTSASGVSDSFPLMGWKTEEMGNEPFQQ, encoded by the coding sequence ATGTGGCGCGGTTTGCTCCTCGGTTGGCTCTGTAGCTTATCCCTTGTTGGGTTAGCGCAGGAGTTTAGGGTCACAGATACTGCGGCTTTAACCCAAGCCCTCGCGCGGGCGCAGGATGGCGACACTGTTGTGCTCGCCACCGCCGTTTACGAAGGCAATTTTAATGTCAGCCGCACGATTCATCTTAAGGGCGAAGCGGGGGCGACTCTTGATGCCCTGCGCCAAGGTAGCGCCTTAATCATTGCTGCGCCCAAGGTCATCGTCGAAGGGCTGAATATCCGTCACTGGGGGCAGGATCTTTATTACCAGAATGCGGGGATCTTGCTGCAAGTGGGTGCTGACGAAGTGCTCATTAAGGGCAATCGGCTGGTGGGTGATGGCTTTGGTATCTATGGCGAGCAGCTGAGTGCGCCCCGCATTATGGAAAACAGCATCAGCGGTAATGGTGCCATTTATGTGTTAGATAGGGGGGACGGCGTCTTCCTCAAGCATGTGAGCGCGCCGCAGGTGCAAGATAATCATTTTATTTTTGTCCGCGATGGCGTGTATCTCGAGTCGGTGACGGACAGCCAAATCCACCATAATCAATTCGCTAAGTTGCAATACGGCATCCATTACATGTACACCCGAGGCGATGAAGCCTCAAATAATCAAGCCATTAGCGTCGATGGCGGTTATGCCTTGATGAACTCGCAGCACATCTATCTACACCACAATAAGGTCAGCCAAGCGCGGGACTTTGGCATTCTGCTCAATATCACTGACGATGCCCATATTCAGGCGAACATCGCGACTGAGGTGGTTAATCCCCAAGGCTCTGTGGAGCTGGGTAACGAGGGCAAGGGCATTTTTATCTACGCCGCGCAGAATAATCGCATCGAGGCGAACGAGTTTAGCCATAGCGATACCGGGATCAGCATGGCCATGGGCGGCGAAGCAAATCGCCTTTGGCATAACCGGATTGTCGCCAACCAAACCCAAGTCAAATACGTTGGCGAGGCGCAACTCGAGTGGAGTTATCAGGGGCAGGGCAATTACTGGTCCGAATATCAGGGCTGGGACACTAATGGCGATGGTGTCGGGGATATAGTCCATCGGCCCAACGACAGCTTAGACAAACTCTTTTGGCTCTATCCCGAGGCCAAGCTCTTGATGGAAAGCCCAGTGGTCTTGCTGCTGCGTTGGGTGGAGCGGCAGTTTCAGCCAACGAGTGCGAGCGGCGTGAGTGACAGCTTTCCCTTAATGGGATGGAAAACCGAGGAGATGGGCAATGAGCCATTTCAGCAATGA